In Carassius carassius chromosome 46, fCarCar2.1, whole genome shotgun sequence, the following proteins share a genomic window:
- the LOC132129067 gene encoding small ribosomal subunit protein eS21 isoform X2 — MQNDAGEFVDLYVPRKCSASNRIIGAKDHASIQINIAEVDKATGRFNGQFKTYAICGAIRRMGEADDSLLRLAKNDSIVAK; from the exons ATGCAGAACGACGCTGGTGAATTCGTGGACCTGTACGTCCCTCGCAAATG ttctgCTAGCAACAGAATTATTGGTGCCAAGGATCATGCCTCCATCCAGATCAACATTGCTGAG GTGGACAAGGCTACAGGGAGGTTCAATGGACAGTTCAAGACTTACGCCATCTGCGGTGCTATCCGGAGAATG GGTGAAGCTGATGACTCCCTCCTGAGGCTCGCAAAGAACGACAGCATTGTGGCAAAGTAA
- the LOC132129067 gene encoding small ribosomal subunit protein eS21 isoform X1, with protein MQNDAGEFVDLYVPRKCSASNRIIGAKDHASIQINIAEVDKATGRFNGQFKTYAICGAIRRMGEADDSLLRLAKNDSIVAKNI; from the exons ATGCAGAACGACGCTGGTGAATTCGTGGACCTGTACGTCCCTCGCAAATG ttctgCTAGCAACAGAATTATTGGTGCCAAGGATCATGCCTCCATCCAGATCAACATTGCTGAG GTGGACAAGGCTACAGGGAGGTTCAATGGACAGTTCAAGACTTACGCCATCTGCGGTGCTATCCGGAGAATG GGTGAAGCTGATGACTCCCTCCTGAGGCTCGCAAAGAACGACAGCATTGTGGCAAA GAACATCTAA